Proteins from one Natrinema salinisoli genomic window:
- a CDS encoding cupin domain-containing protein produces MPATDFDTDREYDEDRFSTQPVFRSDRMKVVLGYFEPGQFIPVHAPDSDVAICVRSGTGVVREGETEHVVGPDDVVVVEAGVDRGIRADEESRLEALLTTSPPPTDAEHEPVRDGLERGVFDP; encoded by the coding sequence ATGCCAGCAACCGATTTCGACACCGACCGAGAATACGACGAGGATCGATTCAGCACACAGCCCGTCTTTCGGAGCGACCGGATGAAAGTCGTCCTCGGCTACTTCGAGCCGGGCCAGTTCATCCCGGTCCACGCACCCGACAGCGACGTCGCGATCTGCGTCCGTTCCGGCACCGGCGTCGTTCGCGAGGGCGAGACGGAACACGTCGTCGGTCCCGACGACGTCGTCGTCGTCGAAGCCGGCGTCGACCGGGGGATTCGGGCCGACGAAGAGAGTCGACTCGAGGCCCTGCTCACGACCAGTCCGCCGCCGACCGACGCCGAACACGAACCGGTTCGGGACGGGCTCGAGCGCGGCGTCTTCGATCCCTGA
- a CDS encoding ABC transporter ATP-binding protein: MSPVDAPAIETDGLTKRYGETTAVSDLTMAVERGTVYGFLGPNGAGKTTTMRMLTTLTRPTAGTARVAGHSISDRESVTPHIGYLPEDPPVYDELSGREQLEYAAGLRDMPDDAAGERIDSLLERFDLLEDANKRIEDYSKGMRQKVGVIQAVLHEPDVAFLDEPTSGLDPRAARTMRDTIADLADREMTIFLSTHILPVVDELADEIGVLHDGELVAEGDPETLKSRAETGDARSLEDAFLEITGEPGEDGLATERTAE, translated from the coding sequence ATGAGCCCTGTCGACGCCCCCGCCATCGAAACCGACGGACTGACCAAACGCTACGGCGAGACGACCGCCGTCTCGGACCTGACGATGGCCGTCGAGCGCGGCACGGTCTACGGGTTCCTCGGGCCGAACGGCGCGGGGAAGACGACCACGATGCGAATGTTGACGACGCTTACGAGGCCGACTGCCGGGACTGCCCGCGTCGCGGGTCACTCGATATCGGACCGCGAGTCGGTCACCCCTCACATCGGGTACCTGCCCGAGGACCCGCCGGTCTACGACGAGCTCTCCGGTCGGGAACAGCTCGAGTACGCCGCCGGTCTGCGGGACATGCCCGACGATGCGGCCGGCGAGCGCATCGACTCGTTGCTCGAGCGCTTCGACCTGCTCGAAGACGCGAACAAGCGCATCGAGGACTACTCGAAGGGCATGCGCCAGAAGGTCGGCGTCATTCAGGCGGTCCTGCACGAACCCGACGTGGCCTTCCTCGACGAACCCACGAGCGGACTCGATCCCCGCGCCGCCCGGACGATGCGCGACACCATCGCCGACCTCGCCGATCGGGAGATGACGATCTTCCTCTCGACGCACATCCTCCCCGTCGTCGACGAACTGGCCGACGAGATCGGCGTCCTCCACGACGGCGAACTCGTCGCCGAGGGCGACCCCGAGACGCTCAAATCCCGCGCCGAAACCGGCGACGCCCGCAGCTTAGAGGACGCCTTCCTCGAGATTACCGGCGAACCCGGCGAGGACGGGTTGGCGACGGAACGCACCGCGGAGTGA